A window of Octopus sinensis linkage group LG29, ASM634580v1, whole genome shotgun sequence contains these coding sequences:
- the LOC115226129 gene encoding E3 ubiquitin-protein ligase MIB2, giving the protein MEANRSISKTMQSDISYFEKFINTNPNQINQKNSWGLTSLMVACRLGDTRLVNMFIGAGANLDISDRFHNTALHYAVIGQRCDVVALMLSKGADVNIQDVQGNNPLHLALKKKVSQDIMEALLMTGGRHTIRVNQRNEHGCTPLHLACDGGYTDIVRLLLTSRADVNTGDNLGNTPLHLSCGGVYADIVKLLVDARADVNKRDTNGHTPLHLACYGGQTDIVYCLLGAGADVNVVNNVNGGTPLHDAVRGQCPNVVVAILLQDRVNLDVKNHNQRTPFLLAVSEGHLGIIHMLIDHEADINTVDADDNNCLHLALEKEMFRSADESLEILDEGCTKLSLNENDRLSGIAVAYYLAHHGANFYHQNTKNEVPLDRITNPDLREKIKTIFTPPLLCMFCEINHPIVEFHPCGHTLICETCCSKVPLRSCPECRLRITKKSGRDGSHVEDQFTCSICMERPWNMVFECGHTTCKECGGQLTQCHLCRKLIERKIIIKC; this is encoded by the exons ATGGAAGCAAATCGGAGCATAAGCAAAACGATGCAAAgtgatatttcttattttgagaaATTCATTAACACTAACCCTAATCAG attaACCAAAAGAATTCATGGGGTCTGACTAGCCTGATGGTTGCTTGTCGACTGGGTGACACACGTCTAGTCAACATGTTCATAGGTGCTGGCGCCAATTTGGACATAAGTGACCGATTCCATAATACAGCTTTACATTATGCTGTGATCGG aCAGCGATGTGATGTTGTGGCCCTCATGCTCTCCAAGGGAGCCGATGTCAACATTCAGGATGTCCAAGGCAACAACCCTCTCCATCTGGCTCTAAAGAAGAAGGTCTCTCAAGATATAATGGAAGCTTTACTCATGACAGGAGGGAGACATACCATAAGG GTCAATCAACGAAACGAACATGGTTGCACACCTCTACATCTGGCCTGTGACGGTGGATATACAGATATTGTTCGTCTGTTATTGACATCCAGGGCTGATGTCAACACCGGTGATAATCTTGGCAACACACCTCTACACCTGTCCTGTGGTGGTGTATACGCAGATATTGTTAAACTGTTAGTGGACGCTAGAGCTGATGTCAATAAGAGAGATACTAATGGTCACACACCTCTACATTTGGCCTGTTACGGAGGACAGACGGATATCGTTTACTGTCTCCTAGGAGCTGGAGCTGATGTGAATGTAGTGAACAATGTAAATGGCGGAACACCTCTCCATGATGCAGTCCGAGG gCAATGTCCTAATGTGGTGGTAGCGATACTGTTGCAG GATCGAGTGAATTTGGATGTCAAGAACCACAACCAGAGAACCCcgtttcttttggctgtctccgaGGGCCACCTCGGAATCATTCATATGTTGATTGACCATGAAGCAGATATAAACAccgttgatgctgatgataacaACTGCCTGCATCTTGCCCTGGAGAAGGAGATGTTCCGTTCTGCGGATGAGTCCTTGGAAATTTTAGATGAG GGCTGCACTAAACTGTCTTTGAACGAGAATGACAGGCTTTCCGGAATAGCAGTCGCGTATTATTTAGCTCATCATGGAGCTAACTTTTACCACCAAAATACCAAGAACGAAGTCCCACTGGACCGTATTACGAACCCAGAtctgagagaaaaaataaaaacaattttcacCCCGCC ATTGCTGTGTATGTTTTGTGAAATTAACCATCCCATAGTAGAATTCCATCCCTGCGGCCATACTTTGATCTGTGAGACATGTTGTTCAAAAGTTCCGCTTAGAAGTTGTCCTGAGTGTCGACTAAGGATAACCAAAAAATCTGGACGTG ATGGGTCCCATGTGGAAGACCAGTTCACGTGTTCAATATGCATGGAGCGTCCATGGAACATGgtatttgaatgtggccataccACTTGTAAAGAATGTGGAGGACAACTCACTCAGTGCCATTTGTGTAGGAAACTAATTGAGAGAAAGATAATTATTAAATGTTAA